The following are from one region of the Silene latifolia isolate original U9 population chromosome 9, ASM4854445v1, whole genome shotgun sequence genome:
- the LOC141599031 gene encoding L-aspartate oxidase 2-a, chloroplastic — translation MARVMAAAQTHNVHFDKPLFEGHSCKQALAVSGVTFKGSTRSEFSWSCAVSRARLLHTHRKSGFTLMSKQKKSIGPVAALSIRNEAALYYDFVVIGSGVAGLRYALEVSKHGTVAVITKAEPHESNTNYAQGGVSAVLSPTDSVESHVQDTIIAGAHLCDEETVRVVCTEGPERIRELISLGASFDHGEDGNLLLAREGGHSHRRIVHAADVTGREIERALLEAVVRDPNIFLFQHHFAIDLLTSQDGSNIFCNGVDTINSETLEVVRFLSKVTLLASGGAGHIYPTTTNPPVATGDGVAMAHRAQAVIENMEFVQFHPTALADEGLPVAPKTPRENAFLITEAVRGDGGILYNLDMERFMPLYDDRAELAPRDIVARSIDDQLKKRKEKYVLLDISHKPQDKILSHFPNIAAECLKFGLDITRQPIPVVPAAHYMCGGVQAGLEGETNIKGLYVAGEVACTGLHGANRLASNSLLEALVFARRAVQPSIEHKNNTKLELSICDQWAPPVNPTSLGDDVHAKLITKTREIRKELQGIMWKYVGIVRSTARLLSAERKIAKLEAKWEEYLFQHGWKPTMVGIEACEMRNLFCCAKLVVSSAMSRTESRGLHYTTDFPNLEESKRLPTIIMPSSLVHATWSSRQLYRQAKEIDTCVL, via the exons ATGGCAAGAGTAATGGCTGCTGCACAAACTCACAATGTGCATTTTGACAAGCCTCTTTTTGAAGGACATAGTTGCAAGCAGGCGTTGGCGGTTTCTGGTGTGACATTCAAAGGAAGCACTAGATCAGAATTTTCATG GTCATGTGCAGTCTCAAGAGCCAGATTATTGCATACTCACAGGAAGTCTGGTTTCACTCTGATGAGCAAGCAGAAGAAATCAATTGGACCAGTAGCGGCATTATCCATAAGAAATGAGGCTGCGTTATACTATGACTTTGTGGTTATAGGCAGTGGAGTTGCTGGCCTTCGTTATGCTCTTGAAGTATCAAAGCATGGAACTGTAGCTGTAATAACCAAGGCCGAGCCTCATGAGAGCAACACAAACTATGCTCAAGGCGGTGTTAGTGCTGTGTTGTCCCCAACAGATTCTGTAGAGTCTCACGTGCAGGATACAATTATTGCAGGAGCTCATCTATGTGATGAGGAGACTGTAAGG GTGGTGTGCACAGAAGGGCCagaaaggataagagaattgaTATCATTAGGTGCATCCTTTGATCACGGTGAGGATGGAAATTTGCTCCTAGCGAGAGAGGGAGGACACTCCCATCGGAGGATTGTTCACGCAGCTGATGTGACAGGAAGGGAGATTGAGAGGGCACTCCTAGAAGCCGTTGTCAGAGATCCTAATATCTTTTTGTTTCAACATCATTTTGCCATTGATCTGCTGACTTCTCAG GATGGTTCCAATATATTCTGTAATGGTGTTGATACAATAAACTCTGAAACATTGGAG GTGGTGCGATTTTTATCAAAAGTGACTTTGCTTGCATCTGGTGGTGCTGGCCATATCTATCCGACTACTACTAATCCTCCG GTGGCAACTGGGGATGGAGTTGCTATGGCTCATCGAGCTCAAGCTGTGATTGAAAATATGGA GTTTGTTCAATTTCACCCAACGGCCTTGGCAGATGAAGGGCTACCTGTCGCACCCAAAACCCCCCGTGAAAATGCCTTTCTAATAACGGAGGCTGTTAGAGGAGATGGAGGCATCCTTTACAACTTGGACATGGAAAGATTCATGCCTCTTTACGATGATAGAGCCGAGCTTGCTCCAAGGGACATAGTGGCTAGAAGCATAGACGATCAATTAAAAAAGAGGAAGGAGAAATATGTGCTTCTCGACATAAGCCACAAGCCTCAAGATAAGATCCTTTCTCATTTCCCGAACATAGCGGCTGAATGTCTAAAGTTTGGCCTTGACATTACACGACAACCAATACCAGTGGTCCCTGCCGCTCATTACATGTGCGGTGGAGTCCAGGCAGGTCTCGAGGGTGAGACGAACATCAAGGGTCTCTATGTAGCCGGAGAGGTTGCTTGCACAGGGTTACATGGAGCAAACCGGCTCGCAAGTAACTCATTACTCGAGGCCTTGGTTTTCGCAAGGCGAGCCGTGCAGCCGTCGATAGAACATAAGAACAACACAAAGCTCGAGTTGAGCATTTGTGATCAGTGGGCTCCCCCGGTGAACCCCACATCACTTGGGGACGATGTTCATGCCAAACTGATCACGAAGACTCGAGAAATACGAAAAGAACTTCAAGGCATCATGTGGAAATACGTAGGTATAGTAAGGTCAACAGCACGGTTGTTGAGTGCAGAGCGGAAGATAGCAAAGTTGGAGGCGAAATGGGAGGAGTACTTGTTTCAACATGGGTGGAAGCCGACAATGGTAGGGATAGAGGCCTGTGAAATGAGAAACCTATTTTGTTGTGCTAAGCTAGTGGTTAGTAGCGCAATGTCGAGAACCGAGAGTCGTGGGCTCCACTACACGACTGACTTTCCGAATCTAGAGGAGAGTAAAAGGCTGCCAACAATTATAATGCCCTCTTCACTTGTTCATGCTACATGGAGTTCCAGGCAGCTTTATCGACAGGCTAAGGAAATCGATACCTGTGTTCTATGA
- the LOC141599028 gene encoding uncharacterized protein LOC141599028 isoform X1 produces MEKRALYISAILILTFIVLMIVTPKIPQNQEYHNFADQRTFFGIPNALNVVSNFPFLVIGLVGLVLCFHGNYFKLSLKGEIWGWSFFFIGVAAVGLGSSYYHLKPDDATLVWDRLPMTIAFTSLVAVFIIERIDERKGTISIVPLILAGIISILYWRFFDDLRPYAVVQFAPCLALPLMAILLPPMYTHSTYWLWAAAFYLLAKIEEAEDHPIYNLTHHVVSGHTLKHLCAALVPVFLILMLAKRTVETERVSLLKTWRISWTRVKKDGIDIESCEYSQVPVEEQR; encoded by the exons ATGGAGAAACGTGCTCTATACATTTCCGCCATTTTAATCCTCACCTTCATCGTCTTGATGATCGTCACTCCTAAAATTCCTCAAAATCAAGAATACCACAACTTCGCTGATCAACGCACTTTTTTCG GTATCCCAAATGCGCTCAATGTGGTTTCGAATTTCCCATTTCTTGTTATTGGTCTTGTAGGATTGGTACTTTGTTTTCATGGAAATTATTTCAAATTGAG CCTGAAAGGTGAAATATGGGGTTGGAGTTTCTTCTTTATTGGTGTAGCAGCTGTTGGTTTGGGATCTTCTTATTATCATCTCAAACCCGATGATGCTACTCTTGTCTGGGATCGTTTGCCA ATGACTATTGCATTCACATCTCTTGTTGCCGTTTTTATTATTGAAAGAATTGATGAGCGGAAGGGGACCATATCTATTGTACCACTCATCCTAGCAGGCATTATAAGTATTTTATATTGGCG CTTTTTTGATGATCTTCGCCCATATGCAGTAGTGCAATTTGCTCCATGTTTAGCCTTGCCATTGATGGCTATATTGCTCCCCCCAATGTATACACACTCTACTTACTGGCTGTGGGCTGCAG CGTTCTATCTTCTGGCAAAAATAGAAGAGGCAGAGGATCACCCTATCTACAACTTGACTCATCATGTTGTCAGTGGTCATACGCTAAAGCATTTATGTGCTGCTCTTGTCCCAGTATTCCTGATTCTTATGCTTGCAAAACGGACTGTTGAAACAGAGAG GGTAAGCTTGCTCAAGACTTGGAGAATTTCATGGACTAGAGTAAAGAAAGACGGCATCGATATCGAGAGTTGCGAATATTCTCAGGTTCCCGTTGAAGAACAACGTTGA
- the LOC141599029 gene encoding putative importin subunit beta-4 has product MSQSLELLLIQFLMPDNDARRQAEDQIKRLAKDPQVVPALIHHLRTAKTPNVRQLAAVLLRKKITGHWAKLNSQLRQLVKQSLIESITLEYSPPVRRASANVVSVVAKYAVPAGEWPDLLPFLFQCSQSAQEDHREVSLILFSSLTETIGDTFRPYFTDLQNLLLKCLQDEASSRVRVAALKAVGSFLEFTNDASEVVRFRDFIPGILHAARQCIASGEEDVAVIAFEIFDELIESPAPLLGDSVKSIVQFSLEVCSNQTLDISTRHQAIQIISWLAKYKCNSLKKHKLVVPILHVVCPLLAETGDKDDDDDDLAPDRAAAEVIDTMALNLPKQVFPPVSEFASISSQNADPKYREAAVTALGVISEGCLDLMKSNLKPVLHIVLGSLRDQEQMVRGAASFALGQFAEYLQPEIISHYESVLPCILNALEDASDEVKEKSYYALAAFCENMGEEILPFIDPLMNKLLSALQNSPRKLQETCMSAIGSVASAAEQAFMPYAESVLELMKTFMILTNDEDLRSRARSTELVGIVAMSVGRARMEPILPPYIEAAIAGFALEYSELREYTHGFFSNVAEILDDGFVKYLPHVVPLAFSSCNLDDGSAINIDESDGDENVNGFGGVSSDDEVHDEPRVRNISIRTGVLDEKAAATQALGLFALHTKSFYAPYFEETLKILVRHSAYFHEDVRLQAITSLKNMFTAAQAIFQGHSDGSAKANEVLDTVLNIYIKTMEEDDDKEVVAQACMGIADVLKDIGYVETYMPRLVDATLLLLNEQSACQQIESDSDIDEDDSKHDEVLMDAVSDLLPAFAKAMGPHFAPIFAKLFTPLMKFAKASRPPQDRTMVVATLAEVAQNMGPPIAEYVDMVMPLAVKELLSSDATNRRNAAFCVGEFCRNGGEAVLKYYGDVLRGLHSLFGESEPDNAVRDNAAGAVARMIMVHPENIPLSQVLPVFLKALPLKEDHEESVAVYSCVCNLILSSNPQILTMVPDLVNLFAEVALSPVETDEVKALIARAFSHLISLYGNQIQPILSALSPAHANALAALAPKS; this is encoded by the exons ATGTCGCAATCGTTGGAACTGCTATTAATTCAATTCTTAATGCCGGATAACGATGCGAGAAGACAAGCAGAAGATCAAATTAAGCGATTAGCGAAAGACCCACAAGTTGTTCCTGCATTGATTCATCATCTTCGCACTGCGAAAACTCCGAATGTTCGACAACTTGCTGCTGTTTTGCTTCGGAAGAAGATTACTGGGCATTGGGCTAAGCTTAATTCTCAACTTCGTCAGCTTGTTAAACAGTCTCTTATTGAGAGTATTACTCTTGAGTATAG TCCACCTGTGAGACGAGCAAGTGCAAATGTGGTCAGCGTCGTTGCTAAATATGCTGTTCCTGCTGGAGAGTGGCCTGACTTGCTGCCCTTTCTCTTTCAGTGCAGTCAGAGTGCTCAAGAGGATCACAGGGAG GTTTCATTGATTCTATTCAGTTCATTGACTGAAACAATAGGTGATACATTTCGACCATACTTTACAGATCTTCAGAATCTTCTGTTGAAGTGTTTGCAGGACGAGGCTAGTAGCCGTGTTAGAGTAGCAGCACTCAA GGCTGTGGGATCTTTCTTAGAGTTCACGAATGATGCATCAGAAGTG GTCAGATTTCGAGATTTCATACCTGGCATTTTACATGCGGCAAGACAGTGTATTGCCTCCGGTGAAGAGGATGTGGCAGTGATTGCCTTCGAAATATTTGATGAGCTGATTGAGTCACCTGCACCTCTTCTTGGGGACTCTGTTAAATCCATAGTGCAGTTTTCTCTTGAAGTTTGTTCTAATCAGACTTTGGATATAAGTACACGTCATCAG GCTATTCAAATAATCTCGTGGTTGGCAAAATACAAATGTAATTCTCTTAAAAAACATAAGTTGGTTGTACCAATTTTGCATGTTGTCTGCCCACTACTTGCGGAAACAGGAGACAAGGATGATGACGATGACGACCTAGCCCCCGATAGGGCTGCTGCTGAAGTCATTGACACAATGGCATTGAACCTTCCAAAACAAGTTTTCCCGCCAGTTTCTGAATTCGCATCGATAAGTAGTCAAAATGCTGATCCAAAGTACCGGGAGGCTGCCGTCACTGCTTTGGGGGTCATCTCCGAGGGCTGTTTGGACTTGATGAAAAGTAATCTGAAGCCTGTTCTTCATATAGTTTTGGGGTCTTTGAGGGACCAAGAGCAGATGGTGAGAGGTGCTGCTTCATTTGCATTAGGGCAGTTTGCTGAATACTTACAGCCTGAGATTATCTCTCATTATGAGAGTGTTCTACCTTGCATATTGAATGCTTTGGAGGACGCATCTGATGAAGTAAAG GAGAAGTCATACTATGCTTTGGCTGCCTTTTGTGAAAACATGGGTGAGGAAATCCTTCCCTTTATTGATCCCTTGATGAACAAGCTTCTGTCAGCCCTTCAAAACAGCCCCAGAAAGTTGCAAGAGACTTGCATG TCTGCAATTGGTTCTGTAGCATCTGCAGCCGAGCAAGCTTTCATGCCATATGCAGAGAGTGTTCTGGAGCTGATGAAAACTTTTATGATTCTGACAAATGATGAGGACCTACGATCACGAGCAAGGTCAACTGAGTTAGTGGGTATTGTTGCAATGTCAGTTGGTAGGGCAAGGATGGAGCCTATTTTACCTCCATACATTGAAGCTGCAATTGCT GGTTTTGCATTGGAATACAGTGAGCTACGAGAATACACCCACGGATTTTTCAGCAACGTTGCGGAAATTCTTGATGATGGCTTTGTGAAG TATCTTCCACATGTTGTGCCTCTAGCATTTTCTTCCTGCAATCTTGACGATGGTTCAGCTATTAATATTGATGAATCTGATGGTGATGAAAATGTGAATGGATTTGGTGGAGTTTCCTCAGATGATGAAGTTCATGACGAACCTAGAGTAAGGAATATCAGTATTCGAACAGGAGTTTTGGATGAAAAAGCAGCCGCAACTCAAGCACTTGGACTGTTTGCATTGCATACGAAAAGCTTTTACGCTCC GTACTTTGAAGAGACTTTGAAAATTTTGGTGCGTCATTCTGCTTACTTTCATGAGGATGTAAGACTTCAGGCCATTACTTCATTGAAAA ATATGTTTACAGCAGCACAGGCAATTTTCCAAGGGCATTCT GATGGGTCAGCAAAGGCAAATGAAGTTCTTG ATACTGTCTTGAACATATATATTAAGACCATGGAAGAGGATGATGACAAAGAAGTTGTAGCTCAAGCTTGTATGGGAATAGCAGACGTCCTCAAGGATATTGGATATGTTGAGACTT ATATGCCTCGGCTAGTTGATGCAACATTATTGTTGCTTAATGAGCAGTCAGCATGTCAGCAAATAGAGTCAGACAGTGACATTGATGAAGATGACAGTAAGCATGATGAAGTCTTGATGGATGCAGTTTCTGACCTTCTTCCTGCTTTTGCTAAAGCAATGGGTCCTCATTTTGCCCCCATTTTTGCCAAGCTTTTTACTCCCCTGATGAAATTTGCG AAAGCCTCACGACCTCCCCAAGATCGCACCATGGTAGTTGCAACCCTCGCAGAAGTGGCACAAAACATGGGTCCACCTATTGCAGAATATGTTGAT ATGGTGATGCCGTTGGCAGTAAAAGAATTACTGTCTTCGGATGCAACTAACAGGAGGAATGCAGCTTTTTGTGTTGGGGAGTTTTGCAGAAATGGTGGTGAAGCAGTGCTAAA ATATTATGGCGATGTCTTGAGAGGCCTCCATTCCCTTTTTGGTGAATCTGAACCGGATAATGCTGTGAGGGATAATGCGGCTGGTGCTGTTGCAAGGATGATTATGGTTCACCCTGAAAATATCCCATTGAGTCAG GTGCTCCCTGTTTTTCTAAAAGCTCTTCCTTTAAAAGAAGATCACGAGGAATCAGTGGCTGTTTACAGCTGTGTCTGTAATCTAATTTTATCATCAAATCCTCAG ATACTGACTATGGTTCCAGATTTGGTCAATCTATTTGCGGAAGTTGCATTATCTCCCGTAGAGACCGATGAAGTTAAAGCCCTAATAGCAAGGGCCTTTTCACACCTTATATCACTTTACGGGAATCAAATTCAACCAATATTAAGTGCCCTTTCTCCGGCTCATGCTAATGCTTTGGCCGCTCTGGCTCCAAAAAGCTGA
- the LOC141599028 gene encoding uncharacterized protein LOC141599028 isoform X2 — translation MEKRALYISAILILTFIVLMIVTPKIPQNQEYHNFADQRTFFGIPNALNVVSNFPFLVIGLVGLVLCFHGNYFKLSLKGEIWGWSFFFIGVAAVGLGSSYYHLKPDDATLVWDRLPMTIAFTSLVAVFIIERIDERKGTISIVPLILAGIISILYWRFFDDLRPYAVVQFAPCLALPLMAILLPPMYTHSTYWLWAAAFYLLAKIEEAEDHPIYNLTHHVVSGHTLKHLCAALVPVFLILMLAKRTVETERIRNRRKMQSHVKESFED, via the exons ATGGAGAAACGTGCTCTATACATTTCCGCCATTTTAATCCTCACCTTCATCGTCTTGATGATCGTCACTCCTAAAATTCCTCAAAATCAAGAATACCACAACTTCGCTGATCAACGCACTTTTTTCG GTATCCCAAATGCGCTCAATGTGGTTTCGAATTTCCCATTTCTTGTTATTGGTCTTGTAGGATTGGTACTTTGTTTTCATGGAAATTATTTCAAATTGAG CCTGAAAGGTGAAATATGGGGTTGGAGTTTCTTCTTTATTGGTGTAGCAGCTGTTGGTTTGGGATCTTCTTATTATCATCTCAAACCCGATGATGCTACTCTTGTCTGGGATCGTTTGCCA ATGACTATTGCATTCACATCTCTTGTTGCCGTTTTTATTATTGAAAGAATTGATGAGCGGAAGGGGACCATATCTATTGTACCACTCATCCTAGCAGGCATTATAAGTATTTTATATTGGCG CTTTTTTGATGATCTTCGCCCATATGCAGTAGTGCAATTTGCTCCATGTTTAGCCTTGCCATTGATGGCTATATTGCTCCCCCCAATGTATACACACTCTACTTACTGGCTGTGGGCTGCAG CGTTCTATCTTCTGGCAAAAATAGAAGAGGCAGAGGATCACCCTATCTACAACTTGACTCATCATGTTGTCAGTGGTCATACGCTAAAGCATTTATGTGCTGCTCTTGTCCCAGTATTCCTGATTCTTATGCTTGCAAAACGGACTGTTGAAACAGAGAG GATTCGAAATCGGCGAAAGATGCAGAGCCATGTAAAAGAATCATTTGAAGATTGA
- the LOC141599030 gene encoding pentatricopeptide repeat-containing protein At5g48910, producing the protein MMNTTTTALITPPSPSPSSSSTSPHFPEITTCKTLKHLTQIHAHLIKTSQINDPLIASSLLHAAAITHRELNYALRLFRNIPRPNPFSYNTIIRALAETLIVEEQFYDSQLIEALSIFSQMLNDEFVVPNKFTYPSVLKACGRLKKGLRIGVQVHGQVVKLGFDDDEFVISNLLRMYVMCGEMGDADLLFRKRVRKSDDFCVNGDDLGNGYVDNYGFRERKKRRDDGDVVLWNVMVDGYVKIGEFEVARKLFDEMPKRSVVSWNGMIAGYARGGRFREAVEVFREMQVVGDGVKPNYVTLISVLPAISHLGALELGNWVHLYAERNGIVIDDVLGSALVDMYSKCGSLGKALQIFEGLPKKSTITWNAVINGLAIHGRANEAIEYFSKMLDLGVKPSDVTYIGVLTACSHGGKVEEGKMFFNHMVNVCGFPPRIEHYGCMVDLLGRNGLLDEAEKFILEMPLKPDDVIWKALLGACKMHGNIEMGARVAKHLMEIVPSDSGSYVALSNLYASLGNWDGVAQVRLLMKDKDIRKDPGCSWIELEGAIHEFLVEDDKHPRATDIKLMLEEISSRLSEIGYQLNTSQVFLNVEEEEDAKQSGLQYHSEKIAVAFGLISTRSKTPLRVVKNLRICQDCHSSIKLISKLYERTIVVRDRKRFHHFKDGSCSCNDYW; encoded by the coding sequence ATGATGAACACTACCACCACCGCACTCATCACTCCTCCATCTCCATCACcttcttcatcttcaacctcaccACATTTCCCAGAAATCACAACCTGCAAAACCCTAAAACACCTAACTCAAATCCACGCACATCTCATCAAAACCTCCCAAATCAACGACCCGCTTATCGCTTCCTCCCTCCTCCACGCAGCCGCAATTACTCACCGCGAACTCAATTACGCTCTCCGTCTCTTCCGCAACATCCCTCGCCCTAACCCCTTCTCTTACAACACCATAATTCGCGCTTTAGCCGAAACCCTAATTGTTGAGGAACAATTTTATGATAGCCAACTTATTGAAGCGTTATCGATATTCTCCCAAATGTTGAACGATGAGTTTGTTGTTCCTAATAAGTTTACTTACCCTTCTGTGTTGAAAGCTTGTGGAAGGTTGAAGAAGGGATTGAGAATTGGGGTTCAAGTACATGGGCAAgttgtgaaattagggtttgacgaTGACGAGTTTGTGATTAGTAATCTTTTGAGAATGTATGTTATGTGTGGTGAAATGGGAGATGCCGATTTGTTGTTTCGAAAAAGGGTGAGAAAAAGTGATGATTTTTGTGTTAATGGTGATGATTTGGGAAATGGGTATGTCGATAATTACGGTTTTCGCGAAAGGAAGAAGAGGAGGGATGATGGTGATGTTGTTTTGTGGAATGTTATGGTTGATGGGTATGTGAAAATCGGGGAATTCGAGGTTGCACGGAAgctgtttgatgaaatgccaaagAGAAGTGTGGTGTCGTGGAACGGGATGATAGCGGGGTATGCGAGGGGTGGGAGGTTTAGAGAGGCTGTTGAGGTTTTTAGGGAAATGCAGGTGGTGGGTGACGGTGTTAAGCCGAATTATGTGACGTTAATCAGTGTCCTTCCGGCGATTTCTCATTTGGGTGCGCTTGAGTTGGGTAATTGGGTTCATTTGTATGCGGAGAGGAATGGTATTGTGATTGATGACGTGTTGGGGTCGGCTTTGGTTGATATGTATTCGAAATGTGGGAGTTTAGGGAAGGCGCTTCAGATTTTTGAAGGCCTTCCCAAAAAGAGTACTATTACGTGGAATGCGGTTATTAATGGACTTGCTATTCATGGCCGAGCAAATGAGGCGATTGAGTATTTCTCGAAGATGCTAGATTTGGGGGTTAAGCCTAGTGATGTGACATACATTGGTGTTTTAACTGCATGTAGCCATGGTGGCAAAGTGGAAGAAGGTAAAATGTTTTTCAATCATATGGTGAATGTATGTGGCTTTCCGCCTAGGATTGAACACTATGGTTGCATGGTTGATCTCCTGGGCCGTAATGGGCTCTTGGACGAAGCTGAAAAGTTTATACTTGAAATGCCCTTAAAACCGGATGATGTCATTTGGAAAGCGTTACTTGGTGCGTGTAAGATGCACGGGAATATTGAAATGGGAGCACGAGTAGCCAAACACCTTATGGAAATCGTTCCTTCTGACAGTGGATCGTATGTTGCTCTTTCGAACTTGTATGCGTCTTTGGGAAATTGGGATGGTGTTGCCCAAGTTAGGCTACTGATGAAGGATAAAGACATAAGAAAAGATCCGGGATGCAGTTGGATAGAGCTAGAAGGAGCGATCCATGAGTTTCTTGTAGAAGACGACAAACATCCACGAGCAACGGACATTAAGCTAATGCTTGAGGAGATTTCTAGCAGATTGAGTGAAATCGGGTATCAGTTAAATACCAGTCAAGTATTTCTCaatgttgaagaagaagaagacgcgAAACAAAGCGGTTTACAGTATCACAGTGAGAAAATTGCTGTTGCCTTTGGGTTAATCAGTACTCGCTCTAAAACACCCCTTCGAGTGGTTAAGAATCTTCGGATATGTCAAGATTGTCATTCCTCAATTAAACTGATCTCGAAACTTTATGAACGAACGATTGTTGTCAGAGATCGGAAACGCTTTCATCATTTTAAAGATGGGTCTTGTTCTTGTAACGACTACTGGTAG